A stretch of Planctomicrobium piriforme DNA encodes these proteins:
- the feoB gene encoding ferrous iron transport protein B — MPPVAPLAPTKTLTIALIGNPNTGKSTLFNGLTGGRARIGNFPGVTVEKKVGRFQHGGYEVVVVDLPGTYSLAPRSADEMVSVDVLLGRQTDVGRPDVVVCIVDANNLERNLYLFSQLRDLGLPVLLVLNMSDIAERNGVKIDLSLLQARLNVPAVATAAHHRTGLNEVREAIVQIAKQPVAAPRLFPAAFYDESNRLQSWLAEQGSGDVPEFLRERMLLDVHGEAEHRTSLNLGSPLSQYLAAARQRLLEGGCRIPLVETKVRYDWIRRQLDGVVQRTQPTGNLTRSDRIDRVLTHRVWGLLFFALLMFVIFQAIYTWAGPIMGLVEIGQGWVADLVSASMSPGTFRSLLVDGAIAGVGSVVVFLPQIVLLFAFIAVMEDCGYMARAAFLMDKLMTKVGLSGKSFLPLMSSFACAIPGVMATRVIENRRDRMVTILVAPLMSCSARLPVYLVMVGAFVPAITWLGGAIGLQGLVLFVMQALGAVVAVPIAWLLKKTLFKGETPPFVMELPEYKWPSPRIVLDRVWERAKAFILRAGSLIFCVTVLIWAAGYFPGDHRELQNIESEIEIEQQSLAAEESSPRLEELQQRRKIVSGELIRYSYLGRVGRAIEPAVKPLGWDWRIGVGAIASFPAREVIIATLGTIFSLGGEVDLDDEGQKSALVGALQSATWPDGAPLFTLPVAVSVMVFFALCAQCGATLMVIRRETNSWVWPVFTFVYMTALAYVGALLVYQCGTAILS; from the coding sequence ATGCCCCCGGTTGCTCCCCTGGCCCCGACCAAAACGCTGACGATCGCACTGATCGGAAACCCGAACACCGGCAAAAGTACGCTGTTCAATGGCCTGACGGGGGGCCGCGCACGGATCGGCAATTTTCCCGGGGTCACCGTCGAGAAGAAGGTCGGACGTTTTCAGCACGGCGGTTACGAGGTCGTGGTGGTCGACCTGCCGGGCACTTATAGCCTGGCGCCGCGCTCGGCCGACGAGATGGTTTCCGTCGACGTACTGCTGGGCAGACAGACCGATGTGGGCCGGCCGGATGTGGTGGTCTGCATCGTCGATGCGAACAACCTCGAACGCAATCTGTATCTGTTCAGCCAGCTTCGCGATCTCGGCCTGCCGGTGCTGCTGGTGCTGAACATGTCCGACATCGCCGAACGCAACGGCGTGAAGATCGATCTTTCACTCCTGCAGGCACGGCTCAATGTGCCCGCGGTGGCGACAGCCGCTCATCATCGAACCGGGCTGAATGAAGTTCGCGAGGCGATTGTGCAGATCGCGAAGCAGCCGGTCGCGGCGCCACGTTTGTTTCCCGCCGCCTTCTATGATGAATCAAACCGCTTGCAAAGCTGGCTGGCAGAGCAGGGGAGCGGCGACGTTCCGGAGTTCCTCCGCGAGCGGATGCTGCTCGATGTGCATGGGGAAGCCGAGCATCGCACCTCGCTCAATCTGGGCAGTCCGTTGAGTCAGTATCTGGCGGCCGCTCGCCAGCGCCTGCTGGAAGGGGGCTGCCGGATTCCGCTCGTCGAAACGAAGGTCCGTTACGACTGGATTCGTCGTCAGCTCGACGGCGTCGTGCAGCGGACGCAGCCGACCGGAAATCTCACCAGAAGCGACCGCATCGACCGCGTGCTGACGCATCGCGTGTGGGGCCTGCTGTTTTTTGCGTTACTGATGTTCGTCATCTTTCAGGCAATCTACACTTGGGCCGGCCCGATCATGGGGCTGGTGGAAATCGGCCAGGGTTGGGTGGCCGATCTCGTCTCGGCGAGCATGTCGCCGGGGACGTTTCGCAGCCTGCTGGTGGACGGCGCGATTGCGGGCGTCGGCTCGGTGGTCGTATTTCTGCCGCAGATCGTATTGCTGTTCGCATTTATCGCTGTGATGGAAGACTGTGGCTACATGGCCAGGGCGGCGTTTCTCATGGACAAGCTGATGACCAAGGTCGGTCTCAGCGGAAAATCGTTCCTGCCGCTCATGTCGTCGTTCGCCTGTGCGATTCCCGGCGTGATGGCAACGCGGGTGATCGAAAATCGCCGCGACCGGATGGTGACGATCCTGGTGGCGCCGTTGATGAGTTGCTCGGCGCGATTGCCGGTGTATCTGGTGATGGTGGGAGCCTTTGTCCCGGCGATCACCTGGCTGGGGGGAGCGATCGGCCTGCAAGGGCTGGTGCTGTTCGTGATGCAGGCGCTGGGGGCCGTGGTGGCGGTTCCGATTGCCTGGCTGCTGAAGAAAACGCTGTTCAAGGGGGAGACCCCGCCGTTCGTCATGGAACTGCCGGAATACAAATGGCCCTCCCCGCGAATCGTCTTGGACCGCGTCTGGGAACGGGCGAAAGCGTTCATCCTGCGGGCGGGATCGCTGATCTTCTGCGTCACCGTGCTGATCTGGGCGGCGGGTTATTTTCCCGGCGATCACCGCGAGTTGCAGAACATCGAATCGGAGATCGAAATCGAGCAGCAGTCGCTGGCGGCAGAAGAGTCATCGCCACGCCTGGAGGAGTTACAGCAGCGGCGGAAGATCGTGAGCGGGGAACTGATCCGGTACAGCTACCTGGGCCGCGTGGGTCGCGCGATTGAGCCGGCGGTAAAGCCGCTGGGCTGGGACTGGCGGATCGGCGTCGGAGCGATTGCATCGTTCCCCGCGCGGGAAGTGATCATCGCCACGCTCGGGACAATCTTCAGTCTGGGGGGTGAAGTCGACCTGGATGACGAAGGGCAGAAGAGTGCGCTCGTCGGGGCATTGCAGTCGGCGACCTGGCCGGATGGCGCGCCGCTGTTTACATTGCCTGTGGCCGTGTCGGTGATGGTGTTCTTCGCGTTGTGCGCCCAGTGCGGGGCAACGCTGATGGTCATTCGCCGCGAGACGAACAGTTGGGTCTGGCCCGTCTTCACGTTCGTCTATATGACGGCCCTGGCGTATGTCGGCGCATTGCTGGTGTACCAGTGCGGAACCGCGATTTTGAGCTAG
- a CDS encoding FeoA family protein gives MVDIIPLDNLGEGQSGRIVELVGPAAWKHRLEELGLRDGAIVSLIKRGEPCIIGIRSQRLSFRCDPDMMVLVEPVLSASSVGLAP, from the coding sequence GTGGTTGATATCATCCCTCTCGACAATCTGGGTGAAGGTCAAAGCGGACGCATCGTCGAGCTGGTCGGGCCGGCAGCCTGGAAGCACCGCCTGGAAGAGTTGGGACTGCGCGACGGGGCGATTGTCTCGCTGATCAAGCGGGGGGAACCCTGCATCATCGGCATTCGCAGCCAGCGTCTGAGCTTTCGCTGCGATCCCGACATGATGGTGCTGGTCGAGCCTGTTCTCAGCGCCTCCTCCGTCGGACTCGCCCCTTAA
- a CDS encoding carbohydrate kinase family protein produces the protein MTTPDRRPTVIGLGELLWDVFPDGRRPGGAPANFAFQTEQLGCHGVLATRVGADVDGDELLQALREKSLDLSIVQRDPERKTGWVSVTLRDGHPEYVIHENVAWDAIEFTPALQSMMQQAAAVCFGTLAQRSGPSRTAIHAAVSATPAECLRVYDVNLRQSYYAEEWVSASLRLATIVKLNDEEVPVVARLLGIADEPLEFSRLLITRFDLQIVCITRGAKGCLVVTQTEHHDVPGKAIKVADTVGAGDAFTAGFVFAQLQEWPVGLSAEFANRVGAMVASRQGAMPELRREFAQLIEQY, from the coding sequence ATGACGACACCTGATCGGCGACCGACCGTGATCGGCCTCGGGGAGCTGTTGTGGGACGTGTTCCCGGACGGGCGTCGGCCAGGCGGAGCGCCGGCGAATTTCGCTTTCCAGACCGAGCAACTCGGCTGTCATGGAGTGCTCGCCACACGAGTTGGCGCGGATGTCGACGGCGATGAGCTGCTGCAGGCGCTGCGCGAGAAGTCGCTCGATCTGTCGATCGTACAGCGCGATCCGGAACGCAAGACCGGCTGGGTTTCGGTCACTTTGCGTGACGGCCACCCGGAGTATGTGATTCACGAAAACGTGGCCTGGGACGCGATTGAATTCACCCCGGCGCTGCAGTCGATGATGCAGCAGGCGGCCGCGGTCTGCTTTGGAACTCTGGCGCAGCGCAGCGGCCCGTCCCGCACCGCCATTCACGCGGCCGTAAGTGCGACTCCGGCCGAATGCCTGCGTGTTTACGACGTCAATCTGCGTCAAAGTTATTACGCGGAAGAATGGGTCTCTGCGTCGCTCCGGCTGGCGACGATCGTCAAGTTGAATGACGAAGAAGTTCCAGTCGTGGCACGGCTGCTCGGGATTGCGGATGAGCCGCTGGAGTTTTCGCGGCTGCTGATTACTCGTTTTGATCTGCAGATCGTGTGCATCACCAGGGGCGCGAAAGGCTGCCTGGTGGTGACGCAGACCGAACATCACGATGTGCCTGGCAAAGCAATCAAAGTGGCCGACACTGTCGGGGCAGGGGATGCGTTCACCGCCGGCTTTGTCTTCGCCCAACTGCAGGAGTGGCCGGTGGGGCTGTCCGCCGAGTTCGCGAATCGAGTCGGCGCGATGGTGGCGTCTCGTCAGGGAGCGATGCCGGAACTGCGGCGGGAGTTTGCACAGTTGATCGAACAATATTGA
- a CDS encoding NAD(P)-dependent oxidoreductase gives MSKSETEKQGNDMAALKIEAGKTRLGWIGTGVMGSSMCGHLMSKGFSMTVYNRSKDKAQKLLDQGAKWADTPKGVAENSDVVFAIVGFPKDVREVFLGKDGALAGSKAGTVLVDMTTSEPSLAVEIAEAAKAKQVYAVDAPVSGGDIGAKEARLSIMIGGDKEVVDALQPCWEAMGKTIVHQGPAGAGQHTKMVNQILISTMMIGVCEALLYGYKAGLDLDTVLKSVSTGAAGSWSLSNLGPRMINNNFDPGFFVEHFIKDMGIALAESRKMGLSLPGLALGEQLYQSVKAKGWGRNGTHALLLALSEMSGLDWRNRK, from the coding sequence ATTTCGAAATCCGAAACAGAGAAACAGGGGAACGACATGGCGGCTTTGAAGATTGAAGCGGGGAAGACGCGGTTAGGCTGGATCGGGACCGGCGTGATGGGGTCGAGCATGTGCGGGCACCTGATGAGCAAGGGCTTCTCGATGACGGTTTACAACCGTTCGAAAGACAAAGCTCAAAAGCTGCTCGATCAAGGGGCGAAATGGGCCGACACGCCGAAGGGGGTCGCCGAGAACAGCGACGTTGTCTTCGCCATCGTCGGTTTCCCCAAGGATGTCCGCGAAGTGTTCCTCGGCAAAGATGGGGCGCTGGCCGGTAGCAAGGCCGGGACCGTGCTGGTTGACATGACCACCAGCGAGCCGTCGCTGGCTGTTGAAATTGCCGAAGCGGCCAAAGCGAAACAGGTGTACGCGGTCGATGCACCGGTTTCCGGCGGCGATATCGGGGCCAAAGAAGCCCGGCTCTCGATCATGATCGGCGGCGACAAAGAAGTGGTGGACGCCCTGCAGCCCTGTTGGGAAGCGATGGGCAAAACGATCGTCCATCAGGGTCCGGCCGGCGCCGGGCAGCACACCAAGATGGTCAACCAGATTCTCATCTCAACGATGATGATCGGCGTCTGCGAAGCACTGCTGTACGGCTACAAGGCGGGCCTGGATCTGGACACGGTGCTGAAGTCGGTCTCGACCGGTGCGGCGGGAAGCTGGTCCCTGTCGAACCTCGGGCCGCGGATGATCAACAACAACTTCGATCCCGGCTTCTTCGTGGAGCACTTCATCAAGGACATGGGGATCGCGCTGGCCGAATCGAGAAAGATGGGCCTGTCACTGCCCGGCCTGGCGCTGGGCGAGCAACTGTATCAGTCGGTCAAAGCGAAAGGCTGGGGCCGCAACGGCACCCACGCCCTGCTGCTGGCCCTGTCAGAGATGTCGGGTCTGGACTGGCGGAACCGGAAGTAA
- a CDS encoding FeoB-associated Cys-rich membrane protein, translated as MDWQTPLALLCVLLAAAMLVRSLWPGAKQKAPGCGSGCGSCPAGQNAASTGPLVMLDAHTEKLPASVSKSQAPNSKSETKPKFQ; from the coding sequence ATGGACTGGCAAACACCACTCGCGCTCCTGTGCGTGTTACTCGCTGCGGCAATGCTTGTTCGCAGCCTCTGGCCTGGCGCGAAGCAGAAAGCTCCAGGCTGTGGATCCGGTTGCGGCAGTTGTCCCGCTGGGCAGAACGCGGCGTCTACTGGCCCGCTGGTGATGCTGGACGCGCACACCGAAAAGCTGCCTGCTTCTGTTTCAAAATCCCAAGCACCAAATTCCAAATCCGAAACAAAACCAAAATTCCAATGA
- a CDS encoding FeoA family protein, translating to MTLADLNAVGQRAAILEITGDDAVAVRLMEMGLTDGEEISVVGFAPLGDPVEYAIRGYRLSLRKSEAGRVSVSPIAE from the coding sequence ATGACGCTTGCCGATCTGAATGCTGTTGGTCAACGGGCCGCGATCCTGGAAATTACCGGTGATGACGCTGTTGCCGTGCGGCTGATGGAAATGGGCCTGACCGACGGCGAAGAGATCTCGGTCGTCGGTTTTGCTCCGCTGGGTGATCCCGTCGAATACGCCATCCGCGGCTATCGGCTCTCGCTGCGGAAGTCGGAAGCAGGCCGCGTTTCCGTGTCCCCGATTGCTGAATGA
- a CDS encoding diguanylate cyclase — MATLTAAPPAPRPADLSNVHPMDSSRLFMALLNLVRDSDTPAAGGNHRHLIAAPILRRLLSALHFRDASTLKHSRRVGLISVGIAARLGWEDDDLRIIEIASLMHDIGKIGIPDHILRKPGKLSPDEAEYIAVYHRVALALLQACQIHPDVTEIVAQSHGVDEEHLNGRNALSLGARILAVADAYDSLTTRQCFRAPYDRWEALQILEEQSGKQFDRNVVAALGRWLDGPDAARLADERAAEVSIHVNAPVDMETRQNANQLCHVFNHLYLLESLYDAFYVIDANRQVAIWSSGATTMFNRSPHDTMRKKWSRQLVTKSQATTDPVETVFLTGQAVCHGMTIQAGEDAYVDVDVQAIPIQADDGSICGVVELICNGKESKRHRGQFRSLQMAATRDPLTGVFNRGELERRLKELYEAWTSDAGTRFSVVFMDLDHFKSINDRLSHAIGDKVLIDCARLIQDELYSGELVGRYGGEEFVILCPETDSEAAVERAERLRRTLMTTRFADRDDLRVTASFGVAEIHSEDTVGSVVSRADQALYEAKRQGRNRTCVSTADSDSSSDRNRRKAKPTCQHSATITTYVGVEMLQLKLTGFIESQRAKIISVDPRKVVLQLGQGGLLSGWSKSAVERIPVKVTIDITDGPEELNQKSNRRLLLKVHVEPVGRSADDDQFKVRAALVIDQLRSHLMAE; from the coding sequence ATGGCGACCCTCACCGCGGCCCCGCCTGCCCCCCGACCTGCCGACCTGTCGAACGTCCACCCCATGGACTCTTCGCGGCTCTTTATGGCGCTGCTGAACCTGGTGCGCGACAGCGATACGCCGGCCGCAGGCGGCAATCACCGCCATCTGATCGCCGCCCCGATTCTGCGGCGGTTGCTTTCTGCCCTGCACTTCCGCGATGCCAGCACCTTGAAACATTCGCGCCGCGTCGGCCTGATCAGCGTGGGCATCGCCGCCCGCCTCGGCTGGGAAGACGACGACCTGCGAATTATTGAAATTGCCTCGCTGATGCACGACATCGGCAAGATCGGCATCCCCGACCACATCCTCCGCAAGCCCGGCAAGCTCAGCCCCGACGAAGCCGAATATATCGCCGTCTACCACCGCGTGGCCTTGGCGCTGCTTCAGGCGTGCCAGATTCATCCGGACGTCACGGAAATCGTCGCCCAGTCGCACGGGGTGGACGAAGAACACCTCAACGGCCGCAACGCCCTCAGTCTGGGCGCCCGCATTCTGGCGGTCGCCGACGCCTATGACTCGTTGACGACCCGCCAATGCTTCCGCGCTCCTTACGACCGCTGGGAAGCGCTGCAGATTCTCGAAGAACAGTCAGGCAAACAGTTCGACCGCAACGTCGTCGCCGCACTCGGACGCTGGCTCGATGGCCCTGACGCCGCCCGTCTGGCTGACGAACGCGCCGCCGAAGTCTCGATCCACGTGAACGCCCCCGTCGATATGGAGACGCGTCAAAACGCCAATCAGCTTTGCCACGTCTTCAACCATCTCTATCTGCTGGAAAGCCTGTACGACGCCTTTTATGTGATCGACGCCAACCGACAGGTGGCGATCTGGAGCAGCGGCGCCACGACGATGTTCAATCGCTCCCCGCACGACACGATGCGGAAAAAGTGGAGCCGCCAACTGGTCACCAAGTCTCAGGCGACAACCGACCCGGTGGAAACCGTCTTCCTCACCGGCCAGGCGGTCTGTCACGGCATGACGATTCAAGCCGGCGAAGACGCCTACGTCGACGTCGACGTTCAGGCGATTCCCATTCAGGCCGACGACGGCAGCATCTGCGGCGTTGTCGAACTGATCTGTAACGGCAAGGAATCCAAGCGCCATCGCGGCCAGTTCCGTTCTCTGCAGATGGCCGCCACACGCGATCCGTTAACAGGCGTCTTCAATCGCGGCGAACTCGAACGCCGCTTGAAAGAACTCTACGAAGCCTGGACCAGCGATGCCGGCACCCGATTCTCCGTGGTGTTCATGGACCTCGATCATTTCAAATCGATCAACGACCGTTTGTCACACGCGATCGGCGACAAGGTGCTGATCGACTGTGCGCGGCTGATTCAGGACGAACTCTACTCAGGCGAGCTCGTCGGGCGTTACGGGGGGGAAGAGTTTGTCATCCTGTGTCCCGAAACCGATTCCGAAGCGGCCGTGGAACGTGCCGAACGTCTGCGCCGCACGCTGATGACCACCCGTTTCGCCGACCGTGACGATCTCCGCGTCACCGCCTCGTTTGGCGTCGCTGAAATCCACTCGGAAGATACAGTCGGTTCTGTTGTCTCCCGCGCCGACCAGGCGCTGTACGAAGCCAAACGGCAAGGCCGCAACCGCACCTGCGTCAGCACCGCCGATTCAGACTCAAGTTCGGACCGCAATCGCCGCAAGGCCAAGCCGACCTGTCAGCATTCCGCGACGATCACCACTTACGTCGGCGTCGAGATGCTGCAGCTCAAGCTGACAGGCTTCATCGAAAGTCAACGGGCGAAAATCATCAGCGTCGATCCCCGCAAGGTCGTGCTCCAGCTTGGGCAAGGGGGCCTGCTTTCAGGCTGGTCCAAATCGGCGGTGGAACGCATCCCGGTCAAGGTCACGATCGACATCACCGACGGCCCGGAAGAACTCAACCAGAAGAGCAATCGCCGCCTGCTGCTGAAAGTGCATGTCGAGCCGGTCGGCCGCAGTGCGGATGACGATCAATTCAAGGTGCGCGCCGCTCTGGTGATCGACCAGTTGCGATCCCATCTCATGGCCGAATAG
- a CDS encoding DUF1553 domain-containing protein codes for MTSGERRDLLQRVDALCEGTATAADLARLEELVLRDAEARRLYVEAIELHGQLYWDAAGAGAAETLPKPLQASASSKRPVNRRSRQFAIAAGSLAAILLIVASAVWTFPPAPQHDKNVLPNRLANQAHPQAAETVPPVLSSAPAKVPEITLPTVPAMKGEVELPLAVRPQSTLAIAAPPRTDAGLVQLVNAGILRNQTEHGVTPAPQANDAEWVRRVYLDLAGRIPTPAEVESFFQEGRPEKRALLVDSLLASPAFARHQATVWTNLLVGRTRDEAIRRDTMLSWLNRQFAENRPWRETVGELVAAEGTQENGPANFLLAHLNNQAVPATAITSRILLCEQLQCAQCHQHPVVKEWEQSRFWELNAFFQQTKIQETMALNPSTKRMEPVRELVDLDRFGPTYYESLRGVMQVAYPRYAGVEVMTEQPSPLREQLSKLLFAEDRPQPARAFVNRTWAQFFGYGFTSPVDDMGPQTPVSHPELLEQLTAAFVASDYDVKRLVRWICLSDAYQRSSQPAATTGDTPELGDPALFSRMYVKPLTAEQLYDSLLVAAGTAPDELLLAASENRRETWLAQFYTSVDTEENSESSTFDGSLPQALMMINGDLVQNATSPGKSRILDDVTSRGGVAEADRIRQLCLAALSRYPSQEELAQVRDVLRRSIRQRTERNVPLQLALAEGLKDVYWAYLNSSEFAVNH; via the coding sequence GTGACGAGCGGTGAACGTCGAGATCTGCTGCAACGAGTGGACGCCCTGTGCGAAGGCACGGCGACCGCGGCGGATTTGGCGCGCCTCGAAGAGCTGGTCCTGCGAGATGCCGAAGCAAGACGGCTGTATGTCGAAGCGATCGAATTGCACGGGCAGCTCTATTGGGATGCGGCCGGCGCAGGTGCGGCCGAAACGCTTCCGAAGCCGCTTCAGGCCAGCGCGTCATCAAAACGTCCCGTCAATCGACGGAGCCGTCAGTTCGCTATTGCAGCGGGCTCGCTGGCGGCCATCTTGTTGATCGTGGCGAGTGCTGTCTGGACTTTCCCTCCGGCTCCCCAACACGACAAAAATGTCTTGCCAAATCGGCTGGCCAATCAGGCTCACCCGCAGGCGGCTGAAACCGTCCCGCCCGTTCTTTCTTCGGCGCCAGCCAAAGTTCCTGAAATCACATTGCCGACTGTGCCGGCGATGAAGGGGGAAGTGGAACTTCCGTTGGCAGTCCGGCCGCAGTCGACGCTGGCGATTGCGGCCCCTCCGCGAACGGATGCAGGGCTTGTGCAACTGGTCAACGCCGGCATTCTTCGCAATCAAACCGAACATGGCGTCACGCCGGCGCCGCAGGCGAACGATGCCGAATGGGTGCGTCGCGTTTATCTTGATCTCGCTGGCCGGATCCCAACCCCCGCTGAAGTCGAAAGCTTCTTTCAGGAAGGCCGACCAGAGAAACGCGCGCTGCTCGTCGACTCACTGCTCGCCAGTCCGGCGTTTGCCCGACATCAGGCCACGGTGTGGACGAACCTTCTGGTGGGCCGCACGCGGGATGAGGCCATTCGCCGTGATACGATGCTGAGCTGGCTGAATCGTCAGTTCGCTGAGAACCGCCCCTGGCGCGAAACGGTCGGGGAACTCGTCGCTGCCGAAGGGACGCAGGAGAACGGTCCGGCGAATTTCCTGTTGGCGCATTTGAACAATCAGGCGGTGCCGGCGACGGCCATCACTTCGCGGATTCTCCTGTGCGAGCAATTGCAGTGCGCCCAGTGCCATCAGCATCCGGTCGTCAAAGAGTGGGAGCAGTCGCGGTTCTGGGAGCTGAATGCCTTCTTCCAGCAGACGAAGATTCAGGAAACGATGGCGCTCAATCCATCGACAAAGCGGATGGAGCCTGTGCGGGAACTGGTCGACCTCGATCGCTTCGGACCGACTTATTACGAAAGCCTGCGAGGCGTGATGCAGGTGGCCTATCCCCGGTACGCCGGCGTGGAAGTGATGACCGAACAGCCGTCGCCGCTGCGCGAACAGCTTTCCAAGCTGCTGTTCGCCGAAGATCGTCCGCAACCGGCCAGAGCATTTGTGAACCGCACCTGGGCACAGTTTTTCGGTTACGGGTTTACATCGCCGGTGGACGACATGGGCCCGCAAACGCCTGTCAGCCACCCGGAATTGCTCGAACAACTGACCGCGGCATTCGTCGCCAGCGACTACGACGTGAAACGGCTCGTGCGTTGGATCTGTCTGTCGGACGCGTATCAGCGGAGCAGCCAGCCGGCAGCGACGACTGGCGATACTCCGGAACTGGGCGACCCGGCGTTGTTCAGCCGGATGTACGTCAAGCCGCTCACTGCTGAACAGTTATATGATTCGCTGCTTGTGGCCGCCGGAACAGCACCGGACGAACTGTTGCTGGCAGCGAGTGAAAATCGACGCGAAACCTGGCTCGCTCAGTTCTATACCTCCGTCGACACGGAAGAGAACAGCGAATCGAGCACCTTCGATGGCTCGCTGCCGCAGGCGCTGATGATGATCAACGGCGATCTCGTGCAGAACGCGACGAGCCCCGGCAAAAGTCGCATTCTCGACGACGTGACCAGCCGCGGCGGGGTGGCGGAGGCTGATCGTATCCGGCAACTCTGCCTGGCGGCGCTCTCGCGGTATCCCTCGCAGGAAGAACTTGCCCAGGTTCGGGATGTGCTGCGACGTTCGATTCGACAGCGGACGGAACGCAATGTTCCGCTGCAACTCGCGCTCGCCGAAGGTCTGAAAGACGTCTACTGGGCCTATCTAAACAGCAGCGAATTCGCCGTTAATCACTGA
- a CDS encoding sigma-70 family RNA polymerase sigma factor, with translation MAQSVDNPSPRVPSEEFVQLFTRTQRPLYLFILAQVGNVHRAEEILQETNLVIWAKLDQFVPNTSFVSWARQIATYEILKHRQRHRREKLTFSDAFLAAVADEVVQLAGEQERRREALEHCLEKLPASDRELIQQRYQPGNSGKELAAHVGRPANSVYQSLGRIRRMLLECIQRRMATEASA, from the coding sequence GTGGCCCAGTCTGTCGACAATCCGTCTCCGCGCGTGCCGAGCGAAGAGTTCGTGCAGTTGTTCACGCGTACGCAGCGGCCGTTGTACCTGTTCATCCTGGCGCAGGTGGGCAACGTGCATCGTGCGGAAGAAATTCTGCAGGAGACCAACCTGGTCATCTGGGCGAAGCTCGACCAGTTTGTACCGAACACGAGTTTTGTGAGTTGGGCGCGGCAGATCGCGACTTATGAAATCCTCAAGCATCGGCAGCGTCATCGTCGCGAGAAGCTGACGTTTTCGGATGCGTTTCTGGCGGCCGTGGCGGATGAAGTCGTGCAACTGGCGGGCGAACAGGAACGCCGTCGGGAAGCGCTCGAACACTGTCTCGAAAAACTGCCGGCCAGCGATCGCGAGCTGATTCAGCAGCGGTATCAGCCGGGCAATTCCGGAAAGGAACTGGCGGCACATGTGGGCCGTCCGGCGAACTCGGTGTACCAGTCGCTGGGGCGGATTCGCCGCATGCTGCTGGAATGTATTCAGCGCCGGATGGCGACTGAAGCGAGTGCGTAG
- a CDS encoding DJ-1/PfpI family protein yields the protein MQQKVLIIVGDATETVDTLYPFYRLIESGFQPVVAAPEKRIYQMVMHEVRPGWTITREWEGYQIKADVAFSEIVPEDYLGILFSGGRAPEYIRYDEHLVRATKYYFEKNLPVASVCHGVEIPAYAGCVKGRRMATVPKCKFDLEVCGGIFVNEPCVIDGNLVSGRTFHDNGHYVGPWIKLLEEARSKLR from the coding sequence ATGCAGCAGAAAGTGCTCATCATCGTTGGCGATGCCACGGAAACCGTGGACACGCTGTACCCGTTCTACCGGTTGATCGAATCCGGTTTTCAGCCGGTCGTTGCCGCCCCGGAAAAACGGATCTACCAGATGGTGATGCACGAAGTCCGGCCCGGCTGGACCATCACCCGTGAATGGGAGGGCTACCAGATCAAGGCCGACGTCGCGTTCAGCGAGATCGTGCCGGAAGACTACCTGGGCATCCTCTTCTCCGGCGGCCGCGCCCCGGAATACATCCGCTACGACGAGCATCTCGTCCGCGCGACGAAGTACTACTTCGAGAAGAACCTGCCGGTGGCAAGCGTCTGCCACGGCGTGGAAATTCCCGCCTACGCCGGCTGCGTGAAGGGCCGCAGGATGGCGACCGTCCCCAAGTGCAAGTTCGACCTCGAAGTCTGCGGCGGCATCTTCGTGAACGAACCCTGCGTGATCGACGGCAACCTCGTCAGCGGCCGCACCTTCCACGACAACGGCCACTACGTCGGCCCGTGGATCAAACTCCTGGAAGAAGCGCGCTCGAAGCTGCGATAA